In Deltaproteobacteria bacterium HGW-Deltaproteobacteria-2, the following are encoded in one genomic region:
- the dnaJ gene encoding molecular chaperone DnaJ, which translates to MTTKKDYYEILNVDRNASDEEIKKSYRTIAMQCHPDRNPGNKKAEEKFKEAAEAYEVLSDTQKREIYDHYGHEGLNNTGFRGFSGFDDIFSHFSNIFEDAFGYGNTGGQSHSGAAAGADLRYDLKISFLDAAFGLTTTIEVGKLATCRKCQGTGAAPGSSPEICRTCKGRGQVIQSSGFFTISSTCPHCNGHGKVISKPCDNCRGRGKEHISKTVQLKIPAGVETGSRLRLRGEGEAGDRGGPDGDLYVFLHVEEHDFFARSGDDIICRIPVSFVHATLGATIEVPTLQGQEKFKIPKGTQNGQTFRLKGKGISHLRGYGRGDQIIEIFVQIPTVLSKKQEELLIEFEKLNKAVH; encoded by the coding sequence ATGACAACGAAGAAAGATTATTACGAAATTTTAAACGTGGATAGAAATGCTTCAGATGAAGAAATAAAAAAAAGCTACCGCACGATAGCAATGCAGTGTCATCCGGACAGGAATCCGGGAAATAAAAAAGCGGAAGAAAAATTCAAAGAAGCGGCTGAAGCTTATGAAGTATTAAGCGACACGCAAAAAAGAGAAATATACGACCATTACGGGCATGAAGGCTTAAACAATACCGGTTTTAGAGGATTCAGCGGTTTCGACGATATCTTTTCCCATTTCAGCAATATTTTCGAGGATGCTTTCGGATACGGCAATACGGGAGGGCAATCTCATTCCGGAGCTGCTGCCGGCGCTGATTTACGCTATGACCTGAAAATCTCTTTCCTTGATGCCGCCTTTGGACTTACCACTACAATTGAAGTGGGGAAATTGGCAACCTGTCGTAAATGTCAGGGCACCGGAGCTGCGCCGGGATCATCTCCCGAAATATGCCGCACCTGTAAGGGTCGCGGTCAGGTAATCCAATCGAGTGGTTTTTTCACCATCAGTTCTACCTGTCCTCATTGCAATGGACACGGCAAAGTTATCTCCAAACCGTGCGATAATTGCCGCGGCAGAGGCAAGGAACATATATCTAAAACCGTGCAATTGAAAATTCCCGCCGGTGTGGAAACAGGATCGCGTCTGCGTCTGCGTGGAGAGGGAGAAGCCGGAGACCGCGGCGGACCTGATGGTGATTTGTATGTATTTTTACATGTTGAAGAGCATGATTTTTTTGCCCGATCAGGTGACGATATTATTTGCCGCATTCCTGTTTCATTTGTTCATGCTACATTGGGCGCAACGATTGAAGTTCCTACACTTCAAGGACAAGAAAAGTTCAAAATTCCCAAAGGTACGCAAAACGGACAGACTTTCAGACTCAAAGGCAAAGGAATTTCTCATCTGAGGGGTTACGGACGCGGAGATCAGATTATTGAAATTTTCGTGCAAATTCCCACAGTACTCAGTAAAAAGCAGGAAGAACTTTTAATCGAATTTGAAAAACTCAATAAGGCAGTCCATTGA
- a CDS encoding phosphoribosylaminoimidazolesuccinocarboxamide synthase, whose product MNKSIQTTEFKNLKLIGRGKVRDIYSVKNYLLIVTTDRISAFDVIMPNPVPGKGIILNRMSAFWFEKMKDIIGNHIVSTDPAEFPEECALYSKGLEGRSMLVKKANPLPVECIVRGYLSGSGWKDYQHNNTVSGIRLPDGLKESSKLPEPIFTPTTKAEAGEHDSPINKKEMEDLIGAELTDRVIKISLAIYERAAAIALKAGIIIADTKMEFGLMGKELILIDELLTPDSSRFWPADDYEEGRPQKSFDKQFLRDYLLSIKWNQKPPAPELPAEIIENTKKKYEEALKRLVE is encoded by the coding sequence ATGAATAAGAGCATACAGACAACAGAATTTAAAAATCTGAAACTGATTGGCCGTGGAAAAGTTCGCGATATTTATTCTGTAAAAAACTATTTGCTCATTGTGACCACCGACCGCATCTCGGCATTTGATGTTATCATGCCCAATCCCGTACCCGGCAAAGGCATAATTCTAAACCGTATGTCCGCCTTTTGGTTCGAAAAAATGAAAGATATTATCGGCAATCACATTGTTTCCACTGATCCTGCCGAGTTTCCCGAAGAATGTGCTCTTTACAGCAAAGGTCTTGAAGGCAGAAGCATGTTAGTTAAAAAGGCTAATCCTTTGCCGGTTGAATGTATTGTGCGCGGGTATTTAAGTGGTTCCGGCTGGAAAGATTATCAGCACAATAATACAGTTTCCGGTATTAGACTCCCGGATGGTTTAAAAGAATCATCCAAATTACCTGAACCCATTTTCACTCCGACCACCAAAGCAGAGGCCGGCGAACATGATTCGCCCATTAACAAAAAAGAAATGGAGGATCTGATCGGGGCAGAATTAACCGACAGAGTTATAAAGATTTCACTCGCTATTTATGAAAGGGCAGCGGCAATAGCGCTGAAGGCTGGAATTATCATCGCCGATACAAAAATGGAATTCGGCTTGATGGGTAAGGAATTAATCCTGATTGATGAATTGCTGACTCCCGATTCCTCACGTTTCTGGCCTGCCGATGATTATGAAGAAGGCCGTCCACAAAAAAGTTTTGATAAACAGTTCTTGCGGGACTATCTTCTTTCCATAAAGTGGAATCAAAAGCCGCCCGCACCAGAATTGCCTGCAGAAATTATAGAAAATACAAAGAAAAAATACGAAGAAGCGCTGAAGCGCCTTGTGGAGTGA
- a CDS encoding hydroxyacylglutathione hydrolase, which yields MFVKQMQVSTMAVFAYLVGDQITGDALVIDPAADVKGIIAEAKKNNLRINYIVNTHGHVDHISGNTEMQKETGAKIIVHGDDAIMLTHTPAMILRMFGAKASPPADILVKDGDTISVGNVELKVIHTPGHSPGGISLYTPGYVFTGDTLFVEAVGRTDLPGGSWQTMFTAIKEKLFCLPDDTKVMPGHNYGRMPTSTIGHEKTCNPFVQ from the coding sequence ATGTTCGTAAAACAAATGCAGGTAAGCACGATGGCTGTTTTTGCCTATCTGGTCGGCGACCAAATAACCGGAGACGCTCTGGTTATTGATCCGGCGGCTGACGTTAAAGGAATTATTGCTGAAGCCAAGAAGAATAATTTACGCATTAATTACATAGTCAATACCCACGGCCATGTTGACCACATCAGCGGCAACACGGAAATGCAAAAAGAAACCGGCGCCAAAATTATTGTTCATGGAGACGACGCTATTATGCTGACTCACACGCCGGCCATGATTCTGCGAATGTTCGGAGCAAAGGCCTCTCCGCCGGCCGATATTCTGGTTAAAGATGGTGATACAATTTCCGTAGGCAACGTTGAGCTCAAAGTTATCCATACTCCGGGACACTCTCCCGGCGGAATCAGTTTATATACACCCGGGTATGTTTTCACCGGAGATACGTTATTCGTTGAAGCTGTAGGCAGAACAGATTTGCCGGGCGGATCATGGCAGACAATGTTTACAGCCATCAAGGAAAAACTTTTTTGTCTGCCTGACGACACTAAAGTAATGCCCGGACATAATTACGGCCGTATGCCAACTTCCACTATTGGCCATGAAAAAACCTGCAATCCATTCGTTCAATAA
- a CDS encoding 16S rRNA (cytosine(967)-C(5))-methyltransferase RsmB — protein MKISVRHQAVDILNKVSAGQDFASPLINDCLDKNSLSGTPDGRLLTHLVYGVLRFRGHLDWILAKFYRGDFEKIDEGVKNILRLGIYQLKFSDRLPDFAVVNEAVKIAKILKPDKSALVNAVLRNYLRRGQNLPFPSAKKNVAEYIAAFHSHPLWLVKRWIKIFGPEETISLCSTDNKLPPLTARVNTLKISREDLTEKLTADGFTPEATKYSPDGIILNASTNPLQKTDFFEAGLLRIQDEGAQLISYLVKPDSIESILDVCAGSGGKTTQLAAILKNKGRIVAIDRNPRKIAELKLEAARLGINIIETQTGNLDVGLHGSLKEKFDYVLVDAPCSGTGTLRRNPEIKWRTTEKDLRNFTAAQKLILQNASVAVKKGGYLIYCTCSLLPEENENIVDVFLKQNHNFSLCHPTDSINRQFIDSCGFFHTYPHKHNMDGFFGAILKYL, from the coding sequence ATGAAAATATCAGTTCGCCATCAGGCCGTCGACATTTTAAATAAAGTAAGCGCGGGTCAGGATTTCGCCAGTCCGCTTATCAATGATTGTCTGGATAAGAACTCTTTATCCGGAACACCGGACGGACGGTTACTTACTCATCTGGTATATGGAGTACTGCGCTTTCGTGGTCACCTCGACTGGATATTAGCAAAATTCTATCGCGGAGATTTTGAAAAGATAGACGAAGGCGTAAAAAATATTTTGCGCCTTGGCATTTACCAGCTTAAATTCAGCGACCGGCTGCCTGATTTTGCCGTTGTAAATGAAGCAGTCAAAATTGCCAAAATACTAAAGCCGGATAAAAGCGCATTGGTTAATGCTGTTTTAAGAAACTATTTGCGCCGCGGCCAAAATTTACCATTCCCTTCAGCGAAAAAAAATGTAGCTGAGTATATAGCCGCTTTTCATTCGCATCCTCTCTGGCTTGTTAAAAGATGGATAAAAATATTCGGCCCGGAAGAAACGATTTCTTTATGTTCAACCGACAACAAGTTGCCGCCGCTGACGGCCCGCGTCAATACATTAAAAATATCACGTGAAGATTTGACAGAAAAACTTACCGCTGACGGATTCACACCGGAGGCAACTAAATATTCTCCTGACGGCATTATCCTGAATGCTTCCACCAATCCCCTTCAAAAAACAGATTTCTTTGAGGCCGGTCTTCTGCGTATTCAGGATGAAGGGGCGCAACTGATTTCTTACCTGGTTAAACCTGACAGCATTGAATCCATATTGGATGTCTGCGCCGGATCGGGAGGCAAAACCACACAACTTGCCGCAATTCTTAAAAACAAGGGAAGAATTGTTGCGATTGATCGCAATCCGAGAAAAATTGCCGAATTAAAATTGGAAGCAGCACGGTTAGGAATAAATATAATTGAAACGCAAACAGGCAATTTGGATGTCGGCCTTCATGGTTCTCTAAAAGAGAAATTTGATTATGTTTTGGTGGATGCACCATGCTCCGGTACAGGAACATTGCGTCGCAATCCGGAAATCAAATGGCGTACAACAGAAAAAGATTTGCGTAATTTTACCGCCGCTCAAAAATTAATCCTGCAAAACGCATCTGTAGCAGTAAAAAAAGGCGGGTACTTAATATATTGCACCTGTTCACTGTTGCCCGAAGAAAACGAAAATATTGTTGACGTTTTTTTAAAGCAAAACCATAATTTTTCCTTATGCCACCCGACTGATTCAATTAACCGGCAATTTATTGACAGCTGCGGATTTTTTCACACCTATCCACACAAGCATAATATGGACGGATTCTTTGGAGCTATACTCAAATACTTGTAA
- a CDS encoding glycerol acyltransferase — translation MHHTIFNTPVVKSFFRGISLVLLKMLGWKASGKLPQKAKYILIVAPHTSNWDLFHGILLAFALKLDACYVAKKELFRGPFSLLMKWSGAIPVDRSSSSHFVEHMSSEFEKNEKFVLALAPEGTRHKMDCWKSGFYYIALNAHVPILLAFIDYERKTGGAGPLIYPTGDMEKDMNVIRNFYLTVKGKYPENASLVVIRSKS, via the coding sequence ATGCATCATACGATTTTTAATACACCCGTTGTAAAATCATTTTTCCGTGGTATTTCCCTGGTTCTTTTAAAAATGCTCGGTTGGAAAGCATCAGGAAAGTTGCCCCAAAAAGCAAAATATATTCTTATTGTCGCGCCGCACACATCCAACTGGGATTTATTCCATGGAATTCTCCTGGCGTTTGCCCTGAAACTGGATGCTTGTTACGTAGCCAAAAAAGAATTATTTCGCGGACCTTTTTCTTTACTGATGAAATGGTCGGGAGCCATTCCGGTCGACAGGTCATCGTCCTCCCATTTCGTTGAGCACATGTCATCCGAATTCGAGAAAAACGAAAAGTTTGTTCTCGCCCTGGCTCCCGAAGGCACCCGTCATAAAATGGATTGCTGGAAATCAGGGTTTTATTATATTGCTCTGAATGCCCATGTTCCCATTTTGCTGGCATTTATCGATTACGAAAGAAAAACCGGTGGAGCAGGTCCTCTAATATACCCCACCGGTGATATGGAAAAGGATATGAACGTAATTCGCAATTTTTATCTGACGGTCAAAGGCAAATATCCCGAGAATGCAAGCCTCGTGGTTATCCGTTCTAAATCATGA
- a CDS encoding methionyl-tRNA formyltransferase yields MAKPRILFMGTPDFALPALRLLHDQNYPIAGVVTQPDRPKGRGLKEVAPPVKLLAQEFGLPVFQPQKVRDESFLEIFRKLNPDMVVLVAFGQILPKSIIDYPPLKCLNIHPSLLPKYRGAAPLNWQIIRGETKTGVTIMLMDEGMDSGDIILQEETGLGATETFGELHDRLAQLGATMLIKSIEQMTNGTATRKPQDASGATFAPRLTKETGKINWNSKASDIVNLIRALSPSPTAHTSLDGQSLKIFTAEARPENINQPPGTIGSAGEAGMTVAAADGYVILKDLQLAGKKRMLISDFLRGHHLKQGSVLQ; encoded by the coding sequence ATGGCCAAGCCTCGAATTCTTTTTATGGGCACACCTGATTTTGCACTTCCCGCTTTGCGCCTTTTGCACGACCAGAATTATCCGATAGCCGGTGTTGTTACCCAACCTGACCGCCCCAAGGGCAGAGGTTTAAAAGAAGTCGCACCGCCAGTGAAACTTCTGGCGCAGGAATTTGGCCTGCCTGTTTTTCAGCCTCAAAAAGTTAGAGACGAATCTTTTCTGGAAATTTTTAGAAAACTTAATCCGGATATGGTCGTGTTGGTAGCTTTCGGACAGATTCTGCCCAAATCAATTATTGATTATCCGCCCCTGAAATGCCTGAACATCCACCCTTCCCTTCTGCCGAAATACCGTGGCGCGGCGCCGCTTAACTGGCAGATTATCCGCGGAGAAACAAAAACCGGTGTAACCATTATGCTGATGGATGAAGGAATGGATTCCGGCGATATTATTCTGCAGGAAGAAACTGGACTTGGCGCTACCGAAACGTTCGGTGAATTGCATGACCGTCTTGCGCAACTGGGCGCGACAATGCTTATAAAATCCATTGAGCAAATGACAAACGGAACCGCAACAAGAAAACCGCAGGACGCCTCCGGCGCAACATTCGCGCCGCGCCTGACAAAGGAAACAGGAAAGATTAATTGGAACAGTAAAGCCTCGGATATTGTAAATCTAATCCGCGCCCTAAGTCCCTCGCCTACTGCCCACACATCACTGGACGGACAATCTCTGAAAATTTTTACAGCCGAAGCACGACCGGAAAATATTAATCAACCACCGGGCACCATCGGCTCTGCCGGTGAAGCAGGAATGACTGTGGCGGCAGCGGACGGTTACGTGATTTTAAAAGATTTACAATTGGCGGGAAAGAAGAGAATGCTGATTTCAGACTTCCTGCGCGGCCATCATTTAAAGCAGGGAAGTGTTTTGCAATGA
- a CDS encoding MFS transporter, translating into MILKRTKNTLLKLPRDLQLFLAATFIFGFSQSIVDSTFNNFLNETFFINNLQRGLLELPRELPGLLTIVVSAILFFLCSRRQAALANILCAFGILFIGLFSPSFSVMLIWLFIFSIGQHLFIPLNQSIGMELAVKGETGKRLGQFSAVANVAMIIGSFAIFIGFKFLNLNFKMSYIVAFLGFITVAVLISMMKKDEPVSMRMKFQLRREYKLYYWLTVLYGTRKQLFLTFAPWVLVTVFKQKTEILATLLTIGGVIGIFSKPMLGKAIDKLGERFILTAEAAILVFVCIGYGFSKSIFSETTAMFIVFACYILDQMLIAVSMARATYLQKIAVKPEDVTQTLTMGVSIDHIFSIFLAVFGGFVWIKWGYQYVFLLGAIIAVINFFSALQIEIKPHN; encoded by the coding sequence ATTATTCTTAAGCGAACTAAAAATACCCTCTTAAAATTACCGCGGGACCTCCAGTTGTTTCTGGCGGCGACATTTATTTTCGGATTCTCTCAGAGCATTGTTGATTCTACGTTCAATAATTTTCTGAATGAGACATTCTTTATCAACAATCTTCAGCGCGGACTTTTGGAACTTCCCCGTGAATTGCCGGGTCTTTTGACAATCGTTGTTTCAGCGATTTTATTTTTTCTGTGTTCCCGAAGGCAGGCGGCACTGGCCAATATCCTGTGCGCTTTCGGGATACTTTTTATCGGATTATTTTCACCGAGCTTTTCGGTAATGCTGATTTGGCTTTTTATCTTCAGCATCGGCCAGCATTTATTTATTCCGCTGAATCAGAGCATTGGCATGGAACTGGCTGTTAAGGGAGAAACCGGCAAAAGGCTGGGGCAGTTCAGCGCTGTGGCCAATGTTGCCATGATTATCGGCAGCTTTGCTATTTTTATCGGATTTAAATTTCTTAATCTGAATTTTAAAATGTCATACATCGTGGCTTTTCTGGGATTTATAACCGTGGCTGTTTTAATATCCATGATGAAAAAAGACGAGCCGGTTTCCATGAGGATGAAATTTCAGCTGCGCCGGGAATACAAGCTTTATTACTGGTTAACCGTTTTGTACGGCACACGCAAGCAGTTATTTCTTACTTTTGCTCCCTGGGTACTGGTTACAGTCTTTAAGCAGAAGACGGAAATCCTGGCGACTCTTCTGACTATCGGCGGAGTTATCGGCATATTTTCCAAACCTATGCTGGGGAAAGCAATTGACAAACTGGGCGAAAGATTCATTCTTACCGCCGAAGCGGCAATTCTTGTTTTTGTCTGCATTGGTTATGGTTTTTCTAAAAGTATTTTTTCAGAAACGACAGCCATGTTTATAGTTTTTGCCTGTTACATTCTCGATCAAATGCTGATCGCTGTATCCATGGCGCGGGCGACTTACCTCCAGAAAATAGCGGTCAAGCCTGAAGATGTTACGCAGACTCTGACGATGGGAGTGAGCATTGATCACATCTTTTCTATTTTTCTTGCTGTCTTTGGTGGTTTTGTCTGGATTAAATGGGGATATCAGTATGTCTTTCTGCTCGGCGCGATCATTGCCGTGATTAATTTCTTCTCCGCACTGCAGATTGAAATAAAACCTCACAATTAG
- a CDS encoding DUF2191 domain-containing protein has protein sequence MRTTLNIEDNLINKASKMTGIKEKTALVKLGLEALIARESGKRLARLGGTQKQLKAIPRRKGAL, from the coding sequence ATGAGAACAACTTTGAATATTGAAGATAATCTGATAAATAAAGCATCCAAAATGACTGGAATCAAGGAAAAAACCGCCCTCGTTAAACTTGGGCTTGAGGCGCTTATTGCCAGAGAAAGTGGTAAGAGGCTTGCAAGACTCGGTGGGACTCAAAAGCAGTTGAAAGCGATACCAAGAAGAAAAGGGGCATTATAA
- a CDS encoding VapC toxin family PIN domain ribonuclease, producing the protein MVLVDTSVWVSHLRDGNDELANLLNDGRVLCHPIIVGELACGNLKDRAVILSFLQLLPMSIEAEHDEVLSFIENNRLMGKGMGYADVHLITSAVLTGVPIWTLDKKLAQTADSLHKNYLKNR; encoded by the coding sequence ATGGTTCTTGTGGATACATCGGTTTGGGTTTCCCATTTGAGGGATGGAAATGATGAACTTGCAAACCTGCTCAATGATGGAAGAGTATTGTGCCATCCAATAATTGTAGGTGAACTTGCCTGCGGGAATCTTAAGGACAGAGCAGTCATCCTTTCGTTTTTGCAATTGTTGCCGATGAGCATTGAAGCCGAACATGACGAAGTATTATCATTCATAGAGAATAACCGTTTAATGGGAAAAGGGATGGGCTATGCGGATGTCCATCTTATTACATCCGCTGTATTGACGGGTGTACCTATCTGGACACTGGATAAGAAACTGGCGCAAACTGCTGACAGCCTGCATAAAAATTATCTAAAAAATAGATGA
- a CDS encoding radical SAM protein, with amino-acid sequence MKIKEIHAKSILSSSKIYDYVINPYVGCQHACSYCYARFMKRFTGHKEPWGDFVDIKINAPDLLSKEIKKKKMGTVWVSGVCDPYQPLEARYKLTRQCLEILVKNDWPVVIQTRSPLVLRDLDIFRKSKNIEVGLTITTANDEMRKIFEPYAPPIQERLKAIATLHQNGIRTYVMIAPILPEAENLIPMLAGKVDHIIIDRMNYYHADKIYEKYGWKEKNTYEYFKTVGNKIENDCRKLGIECRSAFSRKRKHQRSNNDADFFR; translated from the coding sequence ATGAAGATAAAAGAAATACACGCTAAATCCATTCTTTCTTCGTCAAAGATTTATGATTATGTCATAAATCCATATGTGGGATGTCAGCACGCGTGTTCTTATTGCTATGCCAGATTTATGAAGAGATTTACCGGACATAAAGAACCATGGGGTGATTTTGTTGACATAAAAATCAACGCACCGGATTTGTTAAGCAAAGAAATCAAGAAGAAAAAAATGGGTACAGTTTGGGTGAGCGGTGTTTGCGACCCGTATCAGCCGCTGGAAGCAAGATATAAACTTACAAGACAATGTTTGGAAATACTCGTAAAGAATGACTGGCCGGTAGTTATTCAGACACGCTCGCCACTTGTTCTTCGGGATTTGGATATATTTAGAAAATCGAAAAATATCGAAGTCGGACTAACTATCACCACCGCCAATGACGAAATGAGAAAGATATTTGAACCTTATGCGCCGCCGATCCAGGAGCGGCTGAAAGCTATTGCAACATTGCATCAAAATGGCATCAGGACTTATGTAATGATTGCGCCGATTCTTCCTGAAGCCGAGAATCTCATCCCCATGTTGGCAGGGAAAGTTGACCACATCATTATTGACCGCATGAACTATTACCACGCTGATAAAATTTACGAAAAATATGGGTGGAAAGAGAAAAATACTTACGAATATTTCAAGACTGTTGGAAATAAGATAGAAAATGATTGCCGGAAATTGGGAATTGAGTGCAGATCGGCGTTTTCAAGAAAAAGAAAACACCAGCGTTCAAATAACGATGCAGATTTCTTTCGTTGA